One genomic region from Terriglobus aquaticus encodes:
- a CDS encoding winged helix-turn-helix domain-containing protein produces the protein MKETSNLPEIPLKSGKSEAGAALYRFAGYELDCDRWQLRFGSDPVTLHRRSFDLLLCLVRAHPRVVSRDDLMDAVWPGQFVDENNLAQQVSTLRKAMTRHPEATRLVETVPGRGYRLACDVEAVDSASPGLVLSSEQSITRITVEEETEEIDDSSAPAAEALPGETGALTPASFPVNVPPPRRRGALWTAAAIAFAAVLALAGWIGWRWWQHRTSGPPIQVVLTPMEGSTGDITLDHALSAALRFDLAQSPFVTLLPQSQVADTLRRMRRPDGEALSSATAREVCERSSSQAVIHAVLAHTGQQFLLTAEAVSCVNGGTLASTSQEAGRAEDLPLALGRLTDHLRRQLGEARWSVARFTTPAYTYETVSLEALKANYEAMILGNSGKVAEALEASRRAVTIDPDFAMAYFNLCIAQSNLDDPESARASITRAYELRKNVDPQSQRIITARYEGTATGDLYAALRNGRLWVEEFPRNAYPWDALSETLAKLGDYAGAVAAEQKAAALRPDAGMIWASLAQAQIHTGDLAGARLSAERGLAGSPELEPVRMTLARVALHAHDDALAREQLAWMATHPGRFGMPTLEAELARLGGRFREAQRLTALAAVAYQEQGSEGGAAYARKVNAMELIASGDRADGERLFRAERLDPEQPADLMSLALLGDVSQSRRLLDAELHKRERDTQWHLLYAPMIVAMGELATGQPQKALDALNAEGVLDHVDAQIAYLRGSAYLALHDPANAAVHFGKAVEHPGFDSSYAYPLSWLGLARADAALGKNAEARRAYVACLDLRHNADENDPVSAAARQELQNLS, from the coding sequence TTGAAAGAAACCTCAAACCTGCCTGAAATCCCCCTGAAATCCGGCAAATCCGAAGCAGGCGCCGCCCTGTACCGGTTCGCCGGCTATGAGCTCGACTGCGATCGGTGGCAACTCCGCTTCGGTTCCGATCCGGTCACGCTCCATCGCCGGTCATTTGACCTTCTGCTCTGCCTGGTTCGTGCCCACCCGCGCGTCGTCTCCCGCGACGACTTGATGGACGCCGTCTGGCCCGGCCAGTTCGTCGACGAGAACAACCTGGCCCAGCAGGTCTCCACTCTTCGCAAGGCGATGACCCGCCACCCGGAAGCTACCCGCCTGGTCGAAACCGTCCCCGGCCGTGGCTATCGGCTGGCTTGCGACGTGGAAGCCGTGGACTCCGCCTCACCCGGGCTCGTCCTTAGCTCCGAGCAGTCCATCACTCGCATCACGGTGGAAGAGGAGACCGAGGAGATCGATGACAGCTCCGCTCCGGCTGCCGAAGCTCTCCCCGGCGAAACGGGCGCTCTCACCCCTGCCTCGTTCCCGGTCAACGTGCCACCGCCGCGTCGGCGCGGTGCGCTCTGGACCGCGGCAGCCATCGCTTTTGCCGCCGTTCTCGCCCTGGCAGGCTGGATCGGCTGGCGCTGGTGGCAACACCGTACCTCCGGTCCACCCATCCAGGTGGTGCTCACTCCAATGGAAGGCTCCACTGGCGACATCACCCTGGATCACGCCCTGAGCGCTGCGCTGCGGTTCGATCTGGCGCAAAGCCCGTTCGTGACGCTGCTACCCCAGTCTCAGGTGGCTGACACCCTGCGTCGCATGCGTCGGCCCGACGGTGAAGCGCTTTCCTCCGCCACGGCCCGCGAAGTCTGCGAACGCAGCAGCAGTCAGGCCGTCATCCACGCCGTTCTCGCCCATACCGGCCAGCAGTTCCTGCTGACCGCTGAGGCGGTGAGCTGCGTCAACGGCGGAACCCTCGCCTCGACCTCGCAGGAGGCGGGCCGCGCCGAGGACCTGCCGCTCGCTCTGGGCCGCCTCACCGACCACCTCCGGCGCCAGCTTGGCGAGGCCCGCTGGAGCGTCGCCCGCTTCACCACCCCTGCCTACACCTACGAAACCGTCTCGTTGGAAGCGCTCAAAGCCAACTACGAAGCCATGATCCTCGGCAACTCCGGCAAAGTCGCCGAGGCGCTCGAGGCCTCCCGCCGAGCCGTGACGATCGATCCCGACTTCGCGATGGCCTACTTCAACCTGTGCATCGCCCAATCCAATCTGGACGATCCCGAAAGCGCCCGCGCGAGCATCACCCGCGCTTACGAGTTGCGGAAAAACGTCGATCCGCAGTCGCAGCGCATCATCACCGCGCGTTATGAGGGCACCGCCACCGGTGACCTGTACGCCGCCCTCCGAAACGGCCGCCTCTGGGTCGAAGAGTTTCCCCGCAACGCGTATCCGTGGGATGCCCTGTCCGAAACCCTGGCCAAGCTTGGCGACTACGCGGGCGCGGTCGCAGCCGAACAGAAAGCCGCCGCTCTACGTCCGGATGCCGGCATGATTTGGGCCAGTCTGGCTCAGGCGCAGATTCACACCGGGGATCTTGCGGGGGCGCGCCTTTCCGCCGAACGCGGCCTGGCCGGATCGCCGGAGCTGGAACCCGTCCGCATGACCTTGGCCCGCGTCGCCCTGCACGCCCACGACGACGCACTTGCCCGGGAGCAGCTAGCCTGGATGGCGACCCATCCCGGCAGATTCGGCATGCCCACGCTGGAAGCCGAGCTGGCGCGCCTGGGCGGACGCTTCCGGGAGGCGCAGCGCCTGACCGCCCTGGCCGCAGTCGCGTACCAGGAGCAAGGAAGCGAAGGCGGCGCGGCCTATGCCCGCAAGGTGAACGCCATGGAACTGATCGCGAGCGGCGACCGCGCCGACGGCGAACGCCTCTTCCGCGCTGAACGCCTCGATCCGGAACAGCCCGCGGACCTCATGTCACTCGCCCTGCTCGGCGATGTGAGTCAGAGCAGACGCCTTCTGGACGCCGAACTCCACAAGCGCGAACGCGATACGCAGTGGCATCTGCTGTACGCCCCCATGATCGTCGCGATGGGCGAGCTGGCCACCGGTCAGCCGCAGAAGGCGCTCGACGCTCTAAACGCCGAAGGTGTCCTCGATCATGTTGACGCCCAGATCGCCTACCTGCGCGGGTCCGCCTATCTCGCCCTCCACGATCCCGCGAATGCCGCGGTTCACTTCGGCAAAGCCGTCGAGCACCCTGGCTTCGATAGCAGCTACGCCTATCCGCTCAGTTGGCTCGGCCTAGCACGTGCCGACGCCGCCCTTGGCAAGAATGCGGAAGCCCGCCGCGCCTATGTCGCATGCCTCGATCTCCGGCACAATGCCGACGAGAACGATCCCGTCTCCGCCGCGGCCCGCCAGGAACTCCAAAACCTTTCCTGA
- a CDS encoding choice-of-anchor D domain-containing protein, whose amino-acid sequence MKCKVFSEAPAQGSNAGRFGQVGRAARLAIGVVLLAIAGLSLAGPAGAQAATSAAVSLRPANPTFADTVTVTVTVAGAGGHVPTGTVTYSVDGGTAQTVTVGTRGANGVAFLQVAPQRPGSHTLAVSYGGDANFQATDSQTTPFTVTDLPVAVIGGIYALNPFVYTHVQNNGWSSYGISGVAVDGGGNVFLAYGLTGTTPDPGLAEISADLNYHVLPATGLGRDLQLAVDGSGTLYVADPNNSRVMKYTAAAGLTALNITGLQHPTSLSYEASSNALYVIDTGLGGVIRYDLRAGTQTTVFSGVTGLDMPVTTDGAGGLYYAVGFTPYFRATNGTVTPIFGEFNLGLFEGFNDQIQGLAYDTRRHWLYVAIEGASPVASTFVLDADGHVRNRFPNGQREGLDTANQIAVSGDGTVYGTSEVFTPGAAANLGPDQGLAPSDSAVLMQSYAAANMAGVQGAFSSLILESHHEPGIGTASWIDLDNQNPVTGASLPIPVYGIGLRQWLASTPGNAASLQMSVGRAGGIAYSAPYRGYGDTIYASDQAVNQVVFTQYEPNTDGTLTFYRSGTAPFTGLVQPGQLAAIGSGYVWVMDQGAASGGTRILRLDPSNVQTVAYSAATGDPAGLLSNVTAFTADGATKLFLAGTENGTGVVAEIDSLGLEQQIATGLGTPAAIAVDAGGNVFVADTAGTLVRVDHHSGAVTTLATGLPLATGISLDPSGTVYLASAGAPAVVTVDPSGSKGSLPVPGVTNAAFAVEDYTGNLHVVDGTTGTAVAYVRSVYNIVNFGNVAVNTSATHNATLTNVGNVASPALQLVQATGTPFTIAAGATNGCPVQGSSQAGLAVGASCQVALTYAPTAVHSDSAQITVNSDIEAPTYNYGLLSSEYFQVQGAGVANAGAPVPVLTPATLAFGNVTETRTSAVSVATLTNTGNAALTVSGIALTGTSAGSYQQTATTCGGTLAAGSSCTISLTCTPNSAGPQPASLVVSFPSPLASVSSALTCTGATSAAPGASLSPATQDFGSLTVGATSATETFTLASTGTAALNLQSIAIGGTDASSFVITGGSCSTAQHATVRSARGGVRSAAAVAAGASCTVTVVFTPGHSGASSATLSITDDAGTQTSALTGTGNAVVTTPQAALTPGTGGFGAVSVGASGAVQTFTLSNPGTATLAITSIGIAGPNASSFPMQGNTCGASLAAGASCTVMIGFTPAAAGAVIATLTVVDAVGTQTAALSGSGTAVVTAPSDFTLAVTPRAETGARGAAMVYTVQLQSVTAANPFTSAVALSVDGLPAGARATFAPAAVVPGTSQPAASQMTVTVPVLSAEAIPVQRNGGVPAERLACLLAPVGLAAAALRRRRFAPRWLALLCLVGIGFTVTGCGSGTGFGLPASSSTLTVTGTSGPITHTATVTLTVR is encoded by the coding sequence ATGAAGTGCAAGGTATTTAGTGAGGCACCTGCTCAGGGCAGCAATGCGGGGCGATTCGGACAGGTTGGAAGGGCGGCGCGGCTTGCGATCGGTGTGGTGCTGCTGGCCATCGCTGGATTGAGCCTGGCCGGGCCGGCCGGGGCACAGGCGGCGACCAGCGCGGCGGTCTCGCTGCGGCCGGCGAACCCGACCTTTGCCGACACGGTAACCGTGACGGTGACGGTGGCCGGGGCGGGCGGCCATGTGCCGACCGGGACGGTGACGTATTCGGTGGACGGCGGAACCGCCCAGACCGTGACCGTGGGGACACGCGGAGCGAACGGTGTGGCGTTCCTGCAGGTTGCGCCGCAGCGGCCCGGGTCTCACACGCTGGCGGTGAGCTACGGCGGCGACGCTAATTTCCAGGCCACAGATAGCCAAACGACGCCCTTCACTGTAACGGACCTGCCGGTGGCCGTGATCGGCGGCATTTATGCCCTGAACCCCTTTGTGTACACCCACGTGCAGAACAACGGGTGGAGCTCCTACGGCATATCGGGCGTGGCCGTGGACGGCGGCGGCAACGTCTTCCTGGCGTATGGGTTGACCGGCACGACGCCCGATCCGGGGCTGGCGGAGATCTCCGCGGACCTGAACTACCACGTGCTGCCGGCGACCGGGTTGGGGCGCGACCTGCAGTTGGCGGTGGACGGAAGCGGAACGCTGTACGTTGCGGACCCAAACAACTCGCGCGTGATGAAGTACACGGCGGCAGCGGGGCTGACCGCGCTGAACATCACGGGCCTGCAGCATCCGACGTCGTTGAGCTATGAGGCGTCCAGCAATGCGCTGTATGTGATCGATACGGGTCTCGGCGGGGTTATTCGGTACGACCTCCGCGCCGGAACGCAGACGACGGTGTTCAGCGGTGTGACTGGGCTGGACATGCCCGTGACAACCGACGGCGCTGGCGGCCTGTACTACGCGGTCGGGTTCACGCCGTACTTCCGGGCGACGAACGGTACGGTGACGCCGATCTTTGGCGAGTTCAACCTAGGGCTGTTCGAAGGCTTCAACGACCAGATTCAGGGGCTGGCGTATGACACGCGCCGGCACTGGCTCTACGTCGCGATCGAAGGCGCGAGTCCGGTTGCCAGCACCTTTGTGCTGGATGCGGACGGGCACGTACGGAACCGATTTCCGAACGGGCAGCGAGAAGGGCTGGACACAGCCAATCAGATTGCGGTGAGCGGGGACGGCACCGTCTACGGGACGTCTGAGGTATTTACGCCGGGCGCCGCTGCAAACCTGGGTCCGGACCAGGGACTGGCGCCGAGCGATTCGGCGGTCCTGATGCAGTCCTATGCCGCCGCGAACATGGCGGGGGTGCAGGGTGCGTTCAGCTCTTTGATTCTGGAGTCGCACCACGAACCCGGTATCGGCACTGCTTCGTGGATCGACTTGGACAACCAAAACCCGGTCACGGGCGCTTCTCTGCCGATTCCGGTGTATGGCATCGGATTGCGGCAATGGCTGGCGAGTACGCCCGGTAATGCCGCTTCGCTGCAGATGTCCGTGGGCCGCGCGGGTGGCATCGCGTACAGCGCTCCGTACCGGGGTTATGGCGACACGATTTACGCGTCTGACCAGGCGGTCAACCAGGTGGTGTTCACGCAGTACGAGCCGAACACCGACGGGACGCTGACCTTTTACCGCAGCGGAACAGCGCCTTTCACCGGCCTCGTGCAGCCGGGGCAGTTGGCCGCGATCGGGTCGGGCTACGTGTGGGTGATGGACCAGGGTGCGGCGTCAGGCGGCACTCGGATTCTCCGGCTGGATCCCTCGAACGTGCAGACGGTGGCGTACAGCGCAGCGACGGGCGATCCGGCTGGGCTCCTGAGCAATGTGACGGCGTTCACGGCCGACGGAGCGACGAAGCTGTTTTTGGCCGGTACGGAGAACGGGACCGGCGTGGTCGCGGAGATTGACTCGTTGGGATTGGAGCAGCAGATTGCGACCGGGCTTGGAACGCCGGCGGCGATCGCGGTGGATGCCGGAGGCAACGTGTTCGTGGCCGACACGGCGGGAACGCTGGTGCGCGTGGACCATCACAGCGGTGCCGTGACGACGCTGGCGACTGGGCTGCCGTTGGCGACAGGAATCTCGCTGGACCCGAGTGGGACGGTGTACCTGGCCAGTGCCGGAGCGCCGGCAGTGGTCACGGTGGACCCGTCGGGCAGCAAGGGCAGTCTGCCCGTACCGGGTGTGACGAATGCGGCATTTGCGGTGGAGGACTACACCGGCAACCTGCATGTGGTGGACGGCACAACGGGCACTGCAGTCGCGTATGTGCGATCGGTGTACAACATCGTGAACTTCGGCAACGTGGCGGTGAACACCTCAGCAACGCACAACGCGACGCTGACGAATGTGGGCAATGTCGCGTCGCCAGCACTGCAGTTGGTGCAGGCGACTGGGACGCCCTTCACGATCGCCGCGGGTGCGACGAACGGATGTCCGGTGCAGGGAAGCTCGCAGGCGGGGCTTGCCGTAGGCGCGAGCTGTCAGGTGGCGCTAACGTACGCGCCGACAGCAGTTCACAGCGACTCCGCGCAGATCACGGTGAACTCGGACATCGAAGCGCCGACCTACAACTACGGGCTGCTGTCGTCGGAATACTTCCAGGTGCAGGGCGCGGGCGTTGCGAATGCGGGAGCGCCGGTGCCGGTGCTCACGCCGGCGACGCTCGCGTTCGGCAATGTGACGGAGACACGGACCAGCGCGGTGAGTGTGGCGACGCTGACCAACACCGGCAATGCCGCGCTCACGGTGTCCGGGATCGCGTTGACGGGAACGAGTGCCGGCTCATATCAGCAGACGGCGACGACCTGCGGTGGCACGCTGGCGGCTGGAAGCAGCTGCACGATCTCGCTGACCTGCACACCGAACAGCGCGGGGCCTCAGCCGGCTTCGCTGGTGGTGAGCTTTCCGTCTCCGCTTGCGTCGGTTTCGTCCGCGCTGACGTGCACGGGAGCGACGTCCGCGGCGCCGGGCGCCAGCCTGTCGCCGGCGACGCAGGATTTCGGCAGCCTGACGGTGGGCGCGACGAGTGCGACGGAGACGTTCACGCTCGCGAGTACCGGTACGGCGGCACTAAATCTGCAGTCCATCGCAATCGGCGGTACGGATGCGTCGAGTTTCGTGATCACGGGTGGAAGCTGCTCCACGGCGCAACACGCTACGGTGCGGTCCGCGCGAGGTGGGGTGCGAAGCGCGGCGGCGGTGGCGGCAGGGGCATCGTGCACAGTCACGGTGGTATTTACGCCGGGGCATAGCGGGGCTTCGTCGGCGACGCTAAGCATCACGGATGACGCGGGCACGCAGACTTCGGCGCTGACAGGGACGGGGAATGCGGTAGTGACGACTCCACAGGCGGCGCTGACACCGGGCACCGGTGGGTTCGGCGCGGTGAGCGTGGGCGCCAGTGGAGCGGTGCAGACGTTTACGCTGAGCAACCCGGGAACGGCGACGCTGGCGATTACGTCCATCGGCATTGCCGGGCCGAATGCGAGCAGCTTCCCGATGCAGGGGAACACGTGCGGAGCGAGCCTGGCCGCGGGTGCGAGTTGCACGGTGATGATCGGGTTCACGCCCGCTGCCGCTGGTGCCGTGATCGCGACGCTAACGGTGGTGGATGCGGTTGGAACCCAGACGGCGGCGTTGTCCGGCAGTGGAACGGCGGTGGTGACTGCGCCCTCCGACTTCACCTTGGCGGTGACGCCGAGAGCGGAGACGGGCGCGCGCGGTGCAGCGATGGTGTACACCGTACAGCTACAGTCGGTGACTGCCGCAAATCCGTTCACCAGTGCGGTGGCGCTCTCGGTGGACGGCTTGCCAGCGGGTGCGAGGGCGACATTTGCACCGGCGGCGGTGGTGCCGGGAACGTCGCAGCCTGCGGCGAGCCAGATGACGGTCACGGTTCCGGTGTTGTCGGCCGAGGCGATCCCGGTGCAACGCAACGGAGGCGTACCAGCGGAGCGGCTGGCCTGCTTGCTGGCTCCGGTTGGACTCGCGGCAGCGGCACTGCGGCGAAGGCGTTTCGCCCCTCGATGGCTGGCGCTGCTGTGCCTTGTCGGCATTGGCTTCACGGTGACGGGTTGCGGATCCGGAACGGGATTCGGGCTGCCGGCATCGAGCTCGACGCTGACGGTGACGGGCACGAGCGGACCGATCACGCATACGGCCACAGTCACGCTGACGGTGCGGTAG
- a CDS encoding outer membrane beta-barrel protein: MGRKELGCKGVWLAALLGVAAMPAAAQRHEVEVGATYTYVRTNLVPGCNCFGTQGGSGLFTVRLSPTWQALGEVDVTHRADITANGYDLTQTVFTGGARYTPAWMRVRVRPFGDVLVGGAHAGGSLAPNNTGLGGAFAFAFQTGGGLQVSMRRWSIVPLDADYLLTTFQNGTGANRQNDLRLSAGVMFRIR; this comes from the coding sequence ATGGGTCGGAAGGAGCTTGGCTGCAAGGGTGTGTGGCTTGCTGCGCTCCTCGGTGTGGCGGCGATGCCGGCGGCGGCGCAGCGGCACGAGGTCGAGGTGGGCGCGACGTATACGTACGTGCGCACCAACCTGGTGCCTGGGTGCAACTGCTTTGGGACGCAGGGTGGCAGCGGCCTCTTCACGGTCCGGCTGTCGCCCACGTGGCAGGCGCTGGGCGAGGTGGACGTGACGCACCGCGCTGACATTACAGCGAACGGGTATGACCTGACGCAGACGGTGTTCACCGGTGGAGCGCGCTACACGCCGGCCTGGATGCGGGTACGAGTTCGTCCGTTTGGCGACGTGCTGGTGGGTGGAGCGCATGCTGGCGGCAGCCTGGCCCCCAACAACACGGGGCTGGGCGGAGCCTTCGCATTTGCGTTTCAAACGGGAGGCGGCCTGCAGGTTTCGATGCGGCGGTGGAGCATCGTGCCGTTGGATGCGGACTACCTCCTGACGACGTTTCAGAACGGTACAGGGGCTAACCGGCAGAACGATCTTCGGCTTTCCGCTGGGGTGATGTTCCGGATCCGGTGA
- a CDS encoding S8 family serine peptidase, which produces MMLLVALPVGAQSPDGRPHIAKEADLPRISYPVSGTAQELLQMPKSRFLQFAAPVEADMRKIQAQYQIDDHTTLAAMLEAEVNVLVLRGGHDQEALDLIARIRSLEDKPAEKLTADLGTEVFLRARMAGGGASEACPKAEPALYAKTLQGLPWETVAPAVRELRMRNQVVTPSFLAGMVDAQIGPALARQHALTLGDAQFVIDIRGFLETMAPCKAVVLPVLETYMAAHQTQKPDIWAAREVTLTDADRLTPVPVAIWDSGIDLQLFPGRLYTNPSPGRDEDPHGIAWDVFDDRTHGPLIPLPADIQQQYAEQVRLMEGVGDLQNGTDSPAASALRARLAAMSPAETRAFFDTQAIVGGYAHGTHVTGIAARGNPAIRLAYARMTYDNGNPHQPPSEALSRKSAAAMTESVAWFKAQGIRVVNMSWWDRPSNFEKDLADNGIGKEDTERKAMARHLFGMERDALYAAIQGAPDILFVTIAGNNNVDNAFEECMPSSFVLPNLIVTGAVDQAGEPTGFTSYGDNVAVDANGYAVPSVVPGGATVRDSGTSMAAPQVTNLAAKLLAVDPKLTPPELISLIREGATTSADGKRHLIDPQRSMALLKAKMGVSTQAMMQ; this is translated from the coding sequence ATGATGTTGCTCGTGGCGCTGCCGGTCGGTGCGCAATCGCCTGACGGGCGGCCGCACATTGCGAAGGAGGCAGACCTGCCGCGGATCAGCTATCCGGTGAGCGGGACGGCGCAAGAGCTGCTGCAGATGCCGAAGTCACGGTTCCTGCAGTTCGCGGCGCCGGTGGAAGCGGATATGCGAAAGATCCAGGCGCAGTACCAGATTGACGATCACACAACATTGGCCGCGATGCTGGAGGCAGAGGTGAACGTCTTGGTGCTTCGGGGCGGTCACGACCAGGAGGCGCTGGACCTGATCGCGCGCATCCGTTCGCTGGAGGATAAGCCGGCGGAGAAGCTGACGGCCGACCTGGGAACCGAGGTGTTTTTGCGGGCGCGGATGGCCGGTGGCGGAGCATCGGAAGCGTGCCCCAAGGCGGAGCCGGCTCTGTATGCCAAGACATTGCAGGGTCTGCCGTGGGAGACGGTTGCGCCGGCTGTACGGGAACTGCGGATGCGCAATCAGGTGGTCACGCCGTCATTCCTGGCGGGCATGGTGGACGCGCAGATCGGCCCCGCTCTGGCTCGGCAGCATGCCCTGACGTTGGGAGATGCGCAGTTCGTGATCGACATTCGGGGTTTTCTGGAGACGATGGCGCCGTGCAAGGCGGTGGTGCTGCCGGTGCTGGAAACCTACATGGCGGCACACCAGACGCAGAAGCCGGACATCTGGGCGGCGCGCGAGGTGACTCTGACGGACGCGGACCGGCTGACGCCGGTACCTGTGGCCATCTGGGATTCGGGCATCGATCTGCAACTGTTTCCTGGGCGGCTCTACACGAATCCGTCGCCCGGACGGGACGAGGATCCGCATGGGATTGCGTGGGACGTTTTCGACGACCGCACCCATGGTCCGCTGATTCCTTTGCCCGCGGACATCCAGCAGCAGTACGCGGAGCAGGTCCGGCTGATGGAGGGTGTGGGCGATCTGCAGAACGGGACGGACAGCCCGGCTGCGAGTGCGCTAAGGGCGCGGCTGGCGGCCATGTCTCCCGCGGAGACGCGCGCGTTCTTTGACACGCAGGCCATAGTCGGCGGATACGCGCATGGGACGCATGTGACCGGCATTGCGGCGCGCGGCAATCCCGCGATCCGGCTGGCCTACGCGCGCATGACGTACGACAACGGCAACCCGCACCAGCCACCGAGCGAAGCGCTCTCGCGGAAGTCGGCCGCGGCCATGACCGAGAGTGTGGCCTGGTTCAAGGCGCAGGGCATCCGAGTGGTGAACATGAGCTGGTGGGACAGGCCGTCAAACTTTGAGAAGGACTTGGCGGACAACGGCATCGGCAAGGAAGACACGGAACGCAAGGCGATGGCGCGGCACCTGTTCGGCATGGAGCGGGATGCGCTGTACGCGGCAATTCAGGGCGCGCCGGACATCCTGTTTGTGACGATCGCCGGAAACAACAACGTGGACAACGCGTTTGAGGAGTGCATGCCGTCGTCGTTTGTGCTGCCCAACCTGATTGTGACCGGGGCAGTGGACCAGGCGGGCGAGCCCACCGGCTTCACCAGCTATGGCGACAATGTGGCCGTGGACGCGAACGGATACGCCGTGCCGAGCGTGGTTCCGGGCGGGGCGACGGTGCGGGACAGTGGAACCAGCATGGCAGCACCGCAGGTGACGAACCTGGCGGCAAAGCTGCTGGCGGTGGACCCGAAACTGACGCCTCCCGAGTTGATTTCGCTGATCCGGGAGGGAGCGACCACCAGCGCGGACGGCAAGCGGCACCTGATCGATCCTCAGCGTTCCATGGCGCTGCTGAAGGCGAAGATGGGCGTGTCGACGCAGGCCATGATGCAGTAG
- a CDS encoding ATP-grasp domain-containing protein: protein MPNEASHQKPIAIYYEQPNWFKPLFAELDRRGTNYLKLDAVEHSYTPDDHPEELYSLVFNRMSPSAWNRDHGDQIFYTVGFLEHLEMRGVRVINGVKAFRSELSKASQLSLLDSLNLPYPKAAVIHRASQAVKATAGLRWPVVVKPNIGGSGAGVTRFDRADDLQRAADRGELAFGLDSTALVQEFIPARGQHIVRVEVLNGKYLYAIKVHITGETFDLCPADICRTTGGVELNRAACAIDAPKSGIRVEAYEPPADVIAQVEQIMAASGIEIGGIEYIVDDRDGSLLYYDTNALSNFVADGVNVIGFDPFVKLVDWLEAEAAKTQQQALAGSR, encoded by the coding sequence ATGCCGAACGAAGCCTCGCACCAGAAGCCGATTGCGATCTACTACGAACAGCCGAACTGGTTCAAGCCGCTGTTTGCTGAGCTGGATCGCCGCGGCACCAACTATCTGAAGCTCGACGCGGTGGAGCACAGCTACACGCCAGACGATCACCCCGAAGAACTCTACTCGCTGGTCTTCAACCGCATGAGTCCATCGGCCTGGAATCGCGATCACGGCGATCAAATTTTCTACACCGTCGGCTTTCTGGAACACCTGGAGATGCGCGGCGTACGCGTGATCAACGGCGTGAAGGCCTTCCGCTCCGAGCTGTCGAAGGCTTCACAACTCTCTCTGCTCGACTCGCTCAACCTGCCCTACCCCAAGGCCGCGGTCATCCATCGTGCGTCGCAGGCCGTCAAGGCGACCGCCGGCCTGCGCTGGCCCGTGGTGGTCAAGCCGAACATCGGCGGTTCCGGCGCCGGTGTTACCCGTTTCGACCGCGCCGACGATCTGCAGCGCGCTGCCGACCGCGGCGAACTCGCCTTTGGCCTGGACTCCACGGCGCTGGTGCAAGAGTTCATCCCCGCCCGCGGCCAGCACATCGTCCGCGTAGAGGTGCTCAATGGCAAATATCTCTACGCCATCAAGGTTCACATCACCGGCGAGACCTTTGACCTGTGCCCCGCGGACATCTGCCGCACCACGGGCGGTGTGGAGCTGAACCGGGCCGCGTGTGCGATCGACGCTCCCAAGTCCGGCATCCGCGTGGAAGCGTATGAGCCGCCAGCCGATGTCATCGCGCAGGTCGAGCAGATCATGGCTGCGTCCGGCATCGAGATCGGCGGCATTGAATACATCGTCGACGATCGAGACGGTTCCCTGCTCTACTACGACACGAACGCGCTTTCGAACTTCGTCGCGGACGGCGTGAACGTGATCGGCTTCGATCCGTTCGTGAAGCTTGTCGACTGGTTGGAAGCGGAAGCCGCAAAGACGCAGCAACAGGCGTTGGCGGGCTCTCGCTAA